In one window of Lynx canadensis isolate LIC74 chromosome A3, mLynCan4.pri.v2, whole genome shotgun sequence DNA:
- the SOX18 gene encoding transcription factor SOX-18 has product MQRSPPGYGAQDDPPARRDCAWAPGPGAAAEPRGLPAAPAALAAPVAPASPPSPQRSPTRSPEPGRYGLSPAGRGERQAADESRIRRPMNAFMVWAKDERKRLAQQNPDLHNAVLSKMLGKAWKELSAAEKRPFVEEAERLRVQHLRDHPNYKYRPRRKKQARKARRLEPGLLLPGLAPPPPPPPPPPPPPPEPFSAAPGAARAFRELPPLGAEFDGLGLPTPERSPLDGLEPGEAAFFPPPAAPEDCALRAFRAPYAPAELPRDPGGGYGAPAAEALRTAPAPAAPLAGLYYGALAAPAAGPFPGPLSPPPEAPPPEGAETLGPSADLWADVDLTEFDQYLNCGRTRPDAAGLPYHVALAKLGPRAMSCPEESSLIAALSDASSAVYYSACISG; this is encoded by the exons ATGCAGAGATCGCCGCCCGGCTACGGCGCACAGGACGACCCGCCAGCCCGCCGCGACTGTGCATGGGCCCCGGGACCCGGGGCCGCCGCTGAGCCGCGCggcctccccgccgcccccgccgccctcGCCGCGCCCGTCGCTCCCGCCTCGCCGCCCAGCCCGCAGCGCAGCCCGACGCGAAGCCCCGAGCCGGGGCGCTATGGCCTCAGCCCGGCCGGCCGCGGGGAGCGCCAGGCTGCCGACGAGTCGCGCATCCGGCGGCCCATGAACGCCTTCATGGTGTGGGCGAAGGACGAGCGCAAGCGGCTGGCGCAGCAGAACCCGGACCTCCACAACGCGGTGCTCAGCAAGATGCTGG GCAAGGCGTGGAAGGAGCTGAGCGCGGCGGAGAAGCGGCCCTTCGTGGAGGAGGCGGAGCGGCTGCGCGTGCAGCACCTGCGGGACCACCCCAACTACAAGTATCGGCCGCGCCGCAAGAAGCAGGCGCGCAAGGCCCGGCGGCTGGAGCCCGGCCTCCTGCTCCCGGGCCTGGcgccccccccgccgccgccgccgcctccgccgccgccgccccccgagCCCTTCTCCGCGGCGCCCGGCGCGGCCCGTGCCTTCCGCGAGCTGCCCCCGCTGGGCGCCGAGTTCGACGGCCTGGGGCTGCCCACGCCCGAGCGCTCGCCGCTGGACGGCCTGGAGCCCGGCGAGGCCGCCTTCTTCCCGCCGCCCGCGGCGCCCGAGGACTGCGCGCTCCGAGCCTTCCGCGCGCCCTACGCGCCCGCCGAGCTGCCCCGGGACCCCGGCGGCGGCTACGGGGCGCCCGCGGCCGAGGCGCTCAGGACCGCGCCCGCTCCCGCCGCGCCGCTCGCCGGCCTCTACTACGGCGCCCTGGCCGCGCCCGCAGCCGGCCCGTTCCCCGGCCCGCTGTCGCCGCCCCCCGAGGCCCCCCCGCCCGAGGGCGCCGAGACGCTGGGGCCCAGCGCCGACCTGTGGGCCGACGTGGACCTCACCGAGTTCGACCAGTACCTCAACTGCGGCCGGACTCGGCCCGACGCCGCCGGGCTCCCGTACCACGTGGCGCTGGCCAAGCTGGGCCCGCGCGCCATGTCCTGCCCCGAGGAGAGCAGCCTGATCGCCGCGCTGTCCGACGCCAGCAGCGCCGTCTACTACAGCGCCTGCATCTCGGGTTga